A window from Elusimicrobiota bacterium encodes these proteins:
- a CDS encoding VWA domain-containing protein, with protein MFRHPFWLAAGALLLPAAWALLRWAEARRRAVSEAMGRGLVPSGRKASVRLRLAGIAFLLLALAGPQFGVELVETRSDSRQAVIAVDVSLSMLAQDVKPNRLERAKSSLSLLIDQLRGERIGVVAFAGEAVTVCPLTQDADAAKQLLGALESGAVPTPGSAVGSALRTATAMLGRYPGGKAVVLLTDGEDHKSDPLGAAREAAVAGVRVFAVGIGTPDGEPIPSAGGTYHKDPKGGTVVSRLDESTLAQIARETGGAYYRTTPGSDEIADIAKRIRELDAAKGVSGTANLWRNRYAWPAAAAFLLLLLELLSSLRPIAGAAPSAAVARSVVVAAASLVALAAPSAAATAEGSLRAGNRLYGREKYEGALERYGEAAAKAPKDPRPAFNAGGALYRLEKLDDATAMYETVAARKDLPAATRAAALYNLGNARFKAGDFPNAAAAFRGSLALSPGDAEARHNLAVTLQKLKNPPPPKSKQDKPKDEPQKPEDKKDKPQGGGGGQDDQPKSPPKTRPEDQLTKEEADRILRAVGEREKQAQRQAQEGKGRRAQGKPPSAEDW; from the coding sequence ATGTTCCGCCACCCCTTCTGGCTCGCCGCCGGCGCGCTCCTCCTGCCCGCCGCCTGGGCGCTGCTCCGCTGGGCCGAGGCCCGGCGCCGCGCCGTGAGCGAGGCGATGGGAAGAGGTCTCGTACCCTCCGGACGCAAGGCCTCCGTCAGGCTGCGCCTGGCCGGGATCGCCTTCCTCCTGCTCGCGCTCGCCGGGCCGCAGTTCGGCGTCGAGCTCGTCGAGACGCGCTCCGACTCGCGGCAGGCGGTGATCGCGGTGGACGTCTCCCTGTCGATGCTCGCCCAGGACGTCAAGCCGAACCGCCTCGAGCGCGCGAAGTCCTCGCTGTCCCTGCTGATCGACCAGCTGCGGGGCGAGCGCATCGGGGTCGTCGCCTTCGCGGGGGAAGCGGTCACCGTGTGCCCGCTCACGCAGGACGCCGACGCGGCCAAGCAGCTGCTCGGAGCGCTGGAGAGCGGCGCGGTGCCCACGCCCGGCTCGGCGGTCGGGAGCGCCCTGCGCACGGCGACGGCGATGCTCGGCCGCTACCCGGGAGGCAAGGCCGTCGTCCTCCTCACCGACGGCGAGGACCACAAGTCCGATCCCCTCGGCGCCGCGCGCGAGGCCGCCGTCGCCGGCGTGCGCGTCTTCGCCGTCGGCATCGGCACGCCGGACGGAGAGCCGATCCCGAGCGCGGGAGGGACGTACCACAAGGACCCCAAGGGCGGAACGGTCGTCAGCCGCCTCGACGAGAGCACGCTGGCGCAGATCGCGAGGGAGACCGGCGGGGCCTACTACCGCACGACGCCTGGCTCCGACGAGATCGCCGACATCGCCAAGCGCATCCGGGAGCTCGACGCAGCCAAGGGCGTGTCGGGGACCGCGAACCTCTGGCGCAACCGCTACGCCTGGCCGGCGGCGGCGGCGTTCCTGCTCCTGCTCCTCGAGCTGCTGTCGTCGCTGCGCCCGATCGCGGGGGCAGCGCCGTCCGCCGCGGTCGCGCGGTCCGTCGTGGTCGCGGCGGCCTCCCTGGTCGCGCTCGCCGCGCCGTCCGCGGCGGCGACGGCCGAGGGCTCGCTGCGCGCGGGGAACCGGCTCTACGGCCGGGAGAAGTACGAAGGCGCCCTCGAGCGCTACGGGGAGGCCGCGGCGAAGGCGCCCAAGGACCCTCGCCCCGCGTTCAACGCGGGCGGGGCGCTGTACCGGCTCGAGAAGCTCGACGACGCGACGGCGATGTACGAGACCGTGGCCGCGCGCAAGGACCTCCCGGCGGCGACGAGGGCCGCGGCGCTGTACAACCTGGGCAACGCGCGCTTCAAGGCCGGCGACTTCCCGAACGCCGCCGCCGCCTTCCGCGGCTCGCTGGCGCTGTCGCCCGGCGACGCCGAGGCCCGCCACAACCTGGCCGTGACCTTGCAGAAACTCAAGAACCCTCCGCCCCCGAAGAGCAAGCAGGACAAGCCCAAGGACGAGCCGCAGAAGCCCGAGGACAAGAAGGACAAGCCCCAGGGCGGCGGAGGGGGACAGGACGACCAGCCGAAGAGCCCGCCGAAGACCCGGCCCGAGGACCAGCTCACCAAGGAGGAAGCCGACCGCATCCTGCGCGCCGTCGGCGAGCGCGAGAAGCAGGCCCAGCGCCAGGCCCAGGAAGGCAAGGGCCGCCGCGCGCAGGGCAAGCCGCCGTCGGCGGAGGACTGGTGA